The following coding sequences are from one Gossypium raimondii isolate GPD5lz chromosome 4, ASM2569854v1, whole genome shotgun sequence window:
- the LOC105779516 gene encoding uncharacterized protein LOC105779516: MNNNVLKFQHHQPSHLRISQTTLPRHPTSLLHLFPKLSFRPSSFSLSKTSRSFKFSSLSKVEQPVYFDDEEERGGPSNESVVEFEDLVQNGVVYRETLRLVECSMFAAVTGLVYFLSNSLAIENYFGCFFSLPIVISSMRWGVACGRKQLVATVLLLFVLSGPVKAINYLLTHGILGFVMGALWRSGADWTVTIPLCTLARAIGLVGYVLTTSFLIRENILALITINIHASLSYIFAAVGINLIPSMNFIYTLFGILVLLNSASFVFLLHLLYSLFLTRMGMKTSLRLPRWFKKAI; this comes from the exons ATGAACAATAACGTCCTCAAATTCCAACATCACCAACCTTCTCATCTCCGAATTTCCCAAACTACCCTTCCCCGCCACCCTACTTCCCTTCTTCACCTCTTTCCCAAATTATCCTTCCGACCATCTTCATTTTCCTTGTCCAAAACCTCCCGGTCCTTCAAATTTTCGAGCCTTTCCAAGGTCGAACAGCCGGTTTATTTCGACGATGAAGAAGAGAGAGGAGGACCCAGCAATGAGTCGGTTGTGGAATTCGAAGACTTGGtacaaaacggcgtcgtttacaGGGAGACGCTGAGATTGGTGGAGTGTTCCATGTTTGCTGCTGTTACTGGACTTGTTTACTTTTTGAGCAATTCCCTTGCAATTGag AACTACTTCGGGTGTTTCTTTTCATTGCCGATCGTGATCTCCTCTATGCGATGGGGTGTTGCGTGTGGGAGGAAACAGTTG GTGGCGACGGTTTTGTTATTGTTTGTCTTGTCTGGCCCGGTAAAAGCCATAAACTATCTG CTTACTCACGGAATACTTGGTTTTGTAATGGGTGCTTTATGGAG GTCGGGAGCTGATTGGACTGTCACGATTCCGTTGTGTACACTT GCTCGAGCGATCGGTTTGGTGGGCTATGTCTTGACAACCTCTTTCTTAATTAGAGAAAACATACTGGCTCTG ATCACCATAAACATTCATGCTTCTCTCTCGTACATTTTTGCTGCTGTTGGTATCAACTTGATTCCATCAATGAACTTCATATATACCTTATTTGGGATTTTG GTTTTGCTCAATAGTGCCTCCTTTGTGTTCTTGCTGCACCTCTTGTATTCATTGTTCCTTACAAGAATGGGAATGAAAACTTCATTGAGATTGCCAAGATGGTTCAAGAAAGCTATATAA